The following coding sequences lie in one Apium graveolens cultivar Ventura chromosome 1, ASM990537v1, whole genome shotgun sequence genomic window:
- the LOC141668908 gene encoding F-box/WD-40 repeat-containing protein At5g21040-like has protein sequence MAYEFQEEFKIEVGEDLGGILKNPDTKVVGFHLGNLKNLIGSSKDEIDHSEKVVSDIDFVKEKLLLRECRLVEKVLINSCPSITDLPPVLVSEILNCLDPKELGIVSCVSTSLYKVAAEHHVWKEFYSERWGLPVGQAGLGSGYPDEKSWKELFVEREYRSNTFLGRFSIDCLYGHREPVRTVFLLNSKKLIFTSGYDSIVRMWDMDEGLAISYSRPLGCTIRAVAADTKLLIAGGTDGFVHGWRAEEGHPHLFDLSGPENQNTEFRLWEHEGPITCLQLDLTRIFSGSWDMTIRVWDKNTLKCLTILRHNDWVWSLAPHVTTVASTAGSDLYVWNIESSTPVVVINDAHVGNAYALARSHTGKLLFTGGEDGVIRMFEITSKACGTVRHVAKWIPHTGPVYSLAFEFPWLVSASSDGKLSLIDVRMLLKKSKNCSSSEGALRLNHDNKNFVEPPQRMLHGFGCNLFSVNIGSDRIVCGGEEGIVRVWNFSQALEIEQRVRALKGIRLENRMRRRKSQTEMNSKGARIGHCLVAAKKNQMSGDRNSVWIKRGVSGKLKA, from the coding sequence ATGGCCTATGAATTTCAAGAAGAATTTAAGATTGAAGTAGGAGAGGATTTAGGGGGTATTTTAAAGAATCCTGATACGAAAGTTGTTGGTTTTCATTTGGGTAACTTAAAGAATTTGATTGGTAGCTCGAAAGACGAAATTGATCATTCTGAGAAAGTGGTGTCTGATATAGATTTTGTGAAGGAGAAATTGTTGTTGAGAGAATGTAGGTTGGTAGAGAAGGTATTGATTAATTCATGTCCGTCGATTACTGATCTTCCGCCTGTGTTGGTATCTGAGATATTGAATTGTCTTGACCCGAAGGAGCTTGGTATTGTTTCTTGTGTGTCGACATCTCTGTATAAGGTTGCTGCAGAGCATCATGTTTGGAAGGAGTTTTATAGTGAGAGGTGGGGACTTCCGGTAGGACAAGCTGGTTTAGGTTCTGGGTATCCGGATGAGAAGTCGTGGAAGGAGCTTTTTGTTGAGAGGGAGTATAGGAGTAACACGTTTTTGGGACGTTTTAGTATTGACTGTCTTTATGGACATAGAGAACCTGTTAGAACTGTGTTTCTGTTGAATTCCAAGAAGCTTATATTTACTTCTGGTTATGATTCGATTGTGAGAATGTGGGACATGGATGAAGGTTTAGCGATTTCTTATTCCAGGCCACTTGGTTGCACTATTAGAGCTGTTGCGGCAGATACTAAACTATTGATTGCTGGTGGTACTGATGGTTTTGTACATGGTTGGAGGGCAGAGGAAGGACATCCTCATTTGTTTGACCTTAGTGGTCCTGAAAACCAGAATACAGAATTTCGACTTTGGGAACATGAAGGGCCTATTACATGCCTTCAACTTGATCTTACTAGAATCTTCAGTGGTTCATGGGACATGACTATTCGTGTGTGGGATAAAAATACTTTAAAGTGCTTGACAATCTTGAGGCACAATGACTGGGTCTGGAGCCTTGCCCCTCATGTGACTACAGTGGCAAGCACAGCAGGTTCAGATTTATATGTTTGGAATATTGAAAGTAGTACTCCTGTTGTCGTTATCAATGATGCCCATGTGGGTAATGCTTATGCTTTGGCTCGAAGCCACACTGGGAAGCTTCTTTTTACTGGAGGAGAAGATGGTGTGATAAGAATGTTTGAAATAACTAGCAAAGCTTGCGGTACTGTTCGACATGTTGCAAAATGGATTCCTCACACTGGCCCAGTTTATTCTCTTGCATTTGAGTTCCCATGGCTTGTTTCAGCTTCGAGTGATGGAAAGCTGTCACTTATTGATGTCAGAATGCTTTTGAAGAAAAGTAAGAATTGTTCATCATCGGAAGGTGCTTTGAGGTTAAACCATGATAACAAAAATTTTGTTGAACCTCCACAGAGAATGTTACATGGTTTTGGTTGCAATTTATTTTCAGTGAATATTGGTTCCGATCGTATTGTTTGTGGAGGCGAGGAAGGCATAGTTAGGGTATGGAACTTCTCACAAGCACTGGAGATTGAACAGAGAGTCCGTGCTCTGAAAGGAATACGGTTAGAAAACCGGATGAGGCGGCGCAAAAGTCAAACCGAGATGAATAGTAAAGGTGCCCGAATTGGTCATTGTTTGGTTGCAGCAAAAAAGAACCAGATGAGTGGAGATCGAAATAGTGTATGGATTAAACGTGGAGTTAGTGGAAAACTGAAGGCTTAG
- the LOC141708745 gene encoding uncharacterized protein LOC141708745, with amino-acid sequence MGCDEIQKVRLAVYKLEGDAQRWWRGVKATKGEQYTEALEWQGFKEVFYEQYFSNADREAYLREFHSIMQHQDESITDYMARFIRLAGFAGTVAGTATQQADKFKWGLKSHLRGSIISFKFDNMAEAADAAKDVEKERIDFRTSRSNSGSKRTRDDQGFAQVRQWYGGQNGQQGQWHGQNQNRGGQSFHSRNQYIGQNQNQQFQRQKQPRQWQNRQQGQSRYSVYGGNPNMIPVAPCATCGGHHPGRACYRQTGACFLCGSLSHRAKDYTVSRNPGGGGAGGGSGSGSQQNPTARVFALTANQAAANSGTVSGTLLVGRRDAYVLFDTGSTHSVVSLSFVRHLDVAPSLLYPHMSISTPMGTSVVISDMYRECPIAVGDRNYKVNLLPMEMHDFDVILGMDWLSEHRTTIDCQGKRVIFGDADKPEFVYQGSQPKGDVKLISALKASKLLSKGCDGYLAFVKDTSKDEPRIEDYPVVREYEDVFLDELPGLPPHREVEFTIELVPGAEPISKAPYRMVPLELQELKEQLQKLLDRGFIRPSVSPWGAPVLGIELDPAKVEAITNWPRSSNVTEVRSFLGLAGYYRRFVEGFSSIALPLTQLMRKGIKFEWNDDLEPNLVSRVKEAQKDDTGLKAIRSKVAGGKQKHFRVDDEGVIWLGSKLCVPADMTIREEILKEAHKIFQRDIVRLHGVPVSIVSDRDTRFTSRFWKGFQQAWGTRLNLSTAYHPQTDGQSERTIQTLEEMLRACALEWTGCERVIEGPELVGITNEKVEKIKESLKEARSRQKSYADQHRKFGGFEPGDHVFLKVSPCKGVKHFGMKGKLSPRYVGPFDVIEKVGEVSYRVALPPQLSHTG; translated from the exons atgggttgtgatgagattcagaaggtcAGGTTAGCTGTGTATAAGTTGGAGGGGGATGCTCAGAGGTGGTGGAGAGGAGTGAAAGCTACTAAAGGGGAGCAGTATACAGAGGCTTTGGAATGGCAGGGATTCAAGGAGGTATTTTATGAGCAGTACTTCTCTAATGCTGATAGGGAGGCTTATTTGAGGGAGTTTCATTCTATTATGCAGCACCAGGATGAGAGCATTACTGATTATATGGCGAGGTTTATAAGGCTGGCTGGATTTGCTGGGACAGTTGCAGGGACTGCTACACAGCAGGCTGATAAATTTAAATGGGGGTTGAAGTCTCATCTGAGGGGttccataatttcttttaaatttgataatatGGCAGAGGCGGCTGATGCAGCAAAGGATGTTGAGAAGGAGCGCATAGATTTCAGGACTTCCAGATCTAACAGTGGTAGTAAGAGGACTAGGGATGATCAGGGTTTTGCACAGGTTAGACAGTGGTATGGAGGTCAGAATGGTCAGCAGGGACAGTGGCACGGACAGAATCAGAATAGGGGTGGTCAGTCATTCCACAGCCGGAATCAGTATATTGgtcagaatcagaatcagcagTTTCAACGACAGAAGCAGCCTAGGCAGTGGCAGAATCGTCAGCAGGGGCAGAGCCGTTACTCAGTATATGGGGGAAACCCCAATATGATTCCAGTGGCTCCTTGTGCTACATGTGGTGGACATCATCCAGGTAGAGCTTGTTACAGACAGACTGGGGCTTGTTTCTTGTGTGGTAGCTTATCCCATAGGGCAAAGGATTACACAGTGTCACGCAACCCTGGTGGAGGAGGAGCTGGCGGTGGTAGTGGCAGTGGAAGTCAGCAGAATCCTACAGCCAGAGTGTTTGCATTGACGGCAAATCAGGCAGCAGCTAATTCAGGTACCGTTTCAGGAACACTTCTTGTTGGTAGACGTGAtgcttatgtgttatttgatactgGTTCAACCCATTCTGTTGTGTCTTTATCGTTTGTTCGTCATCTTGATGTTGCACCTTCATTATTATATCCTCATATGTCTATTTCTACCCCGATGGGGACTTCTGTTGTTATTTCTGATATGTATCGAGAGTGTCCGATAGCTGTTGGAGATAGAAATTATAAGGTTAACTTGCTTCCGATGGAGATGCATGACTTTGATGTTATCTTGGGTATGGATTGGTTGAGTGAACATCGTACCACAATTGATTGTCAAGGAAAAAGGGTGATCTTTGGGGATGCAGATAAACCAGAATTTGTATACCAAGGGTCTCAGCCGAAGGGGGATGTTAAGTTAATTTCTGCTCTAAAGGCGAGTAAATTGTTGTCTAAGGGCTGTGATGGCTACCTTGCTTTCGTGAAGGATACATCGAAGGATGAACCTCGCATCGAGGATTATCCAGTTGTGAGGGAGTATGAAGATGTGTTCCTCGATGAGCTACCAGGTTTGCCACCACATAGAGAGGTGGAGTTTACTATTGAACTAGTTCCAGGTGCTGAGCCTATTTCCAAGGCGCCTTACCGTATGGTACCACTTGAGTTACAAGAATTGAAGGAGCAGCTACAAAAGTTGTTGGATAGGGGATTTATTAGGCCAAGTGTGTCTCCTTGGGGCGCTCCTGTgct GGGCATTGAGTTGGATCCTGCAAAAGTTGAGGCTATTACTAATTGGCCCAGATCTAGCAATGTGACggaggtgaggagtttcttgggtttggcaggttactacaggcGTTTTGTGGAAGGTTTCTCTTCTATAGCTTTGCCATTGACTCAGCTAATGAGGAAGGGAATTAAGTTCGAGTGGAACGATGATC tggaaccGAATCTTGTTTCAAGGGTTAAGGAAGCTCAGAAGGATGATACAGGTTTGAAAGCTATTAGATCTAAGGTGGCAGGTGGCAAGCAAAAACACTTTCGTGTTGATGATGAGGGTGTGATATGGTTGGGTAGTAAATTGTGTGTTCCTGCAGACATGACGATTCGTGAAgaaattttgaaggaggctcata AGATTTTTCAGCGAGATATTGTTAGACTTCATGGTGTGCCTGTGTCGATAGTTTCTGACAGGGATACGAGATTTACATCGCGTTTTTGGAAGGGGTTCCAGCAAGCTTGGGGTACGAGACTTAATCttagtacagcttatcatccgcagaccgatGGACAGTCAGAAAGGACGATCCAGACGTTGGAGGAAATGTTGAGGGCATGTGCTTTGGAGTGGACAG GTTGTGAGAGAGTCATTGAAGGGCCAGAGTTGGTTGGAATCACTAATGAGAAGGTAGAGAAAAttaaagaaagtttgaaggaagcTCGATCGCGTCAAAAGAGTTATGCGGATCAACATCGGAAGTTTGGTGGATTTGagccaggtgatcatgtgttcttgAAGGTGTCTCCTTGTAAGGGTGTGAAACATTTTGGTATGAAAGGAAAGCTTAGTCCAAGATATGTTGGCCCTTTCGACGTTATAGAGAAAGTAGGGGAAGTATCTTATAGAGTTGCGTTGCCACCACAACTATCTCAT ACGGGATAA